A window from Citrus sinensis cultivar Valencia sweet orange chromosome 5, DVS_A1.0, whole genome shotgun sequence encodes these proteins:
- the LOC102620980 gene encoding WAT1-related protein At5g07050 — protein sequence MEKLRCCSNFLETSKPYFAMISLQFGYAGMNIITKVSLNRGMSHYVLVVYRHAFATAVIAPFAFFLERKAQPKITFKVFMQIFVLALLGPVIDQNFYYAGLKFTSPTFSCAMSNMLPAMTFVMAVICRMEKINMKKVRCQAKVVGTAVTVAGAMIMTLYKGPIVELFWTQHAHPHDKSDATTSTASSDKDWFLGSIFLIIATLAWASLFVLQTKALETYKNHQLSLTSLMCFVGTLQAIAVTFVIEHKPSVWQIGWDMNLLAAAYAGIVTSSISYFVQGLVIKKRGPVFATAFSPLMMIIVAIMGSFILAENIYLGSVLGAILIVVGLYSVLWGKHKEKMEEFGVDEIPDPVKGNQVNGNFTASAMIEDIEANHHVELQKSEANNKLPLVALSMLHVPAADTNEVHQQP from the exons ATGGAGAAGCTAAGATGTTGCAGCAACTTTCTTGAGACGTCTAAACCCTACTTCGCCATGATTTCTCTGCAATTTGGGTACGCCGGCATGAACATCATCACAAAGGTTTCCCTCAACCGTGGCATGTCTCACTATGTCCTCGTTGTCTATCGCCATGCTTTCGCCACGGCTGTCATTGCTCCCTTCGCTTTCTTTCTCGAAAG GAAAGCGCAACCGAAGATAACATTTAAAGTCTTCATGCAAATATTTGTCCTTGCCCTTCTCGG GCCAGTGATTGATCAGAACTTCTACTACGCTGGATTGAAATTTACGTCACCAACTTTCTCATGCGCCATGAGCAACATGCTCCCTGCAATGACCTTTGTCATGGCAGTCATTTGCcg GatggagaaaataaatatgaagaaaGTAAGGTGTCAAGCAAAAGTAGTGGGAACAGCGGTGACAGTAGCAGGAGCCATGATAATGACCTTATATAAGGGACCGATTGTTGAATTGTTTTGGACCCAACATGCGCATCCTCATGATAAATCCGATGCGACTACTTCCACTGCATCATCTGACAAAGATTGGTTCCTTGGCTCCATTTTCCTTATAATAGCCACTCTTGCTTGGGcttctttgtttgttttacaA ACCAAGGCATTGGAGACATACAAGAATCATCAGCTCTCACTCACATCACTAATGTGCTTTGTGGGGACTCTACAAGCAATTGCTGTCACATTTGTAATTGAGCACAAGCCCTCTGTGTGGCAAATTGGCTGGGATATGAACCTTCTTGCTGCAGCTTATGCT gGAATTGTAACATCAAGTATCTCATACTTTGTACAAGGACTGGTGATAAAGAAAAGGGGTCCAGTTTTTGCAACTGCTTTCAGTCccttgatgatgataattgtAGCCATCATGGGCTCTTTCATTCTTGCTGAGAACATTTATCTTGGAAG TGTGCTTGGTGCAATCTTGATAGTTGTAGGACTTTACTCGGTACTCTGGGGAAAACACAAGGAGAAGATGGAGGAGTTCGGCGTCGATGAGATACCAGATCCGGTGAAGGGCAATCAAGTAAATGGAAACTTCACAGCTTCAGCTATGATTGAAGATATTGAAGCTAATCATCATGTTGAATTACAGAAATCTGAAGCAAATAACAAACTCCCTTTGGTTGCCCTAAGCATGCTGCATGTCCCAGCAGCTGACACTAATGAAGTCCACCAACAACCATGA